The genomic window GTCAGATTCCCGTCGGCGGCCGCTTCCATCACGTCGCTGTAATCGGCGGCCGTCTTTTCGAGTTCGTCGTTGATCTCTTGGACGCGCTTGCGTTCGCGTTCGGCGTCCTCGCGGGCGGCTTCCGCCTGCTCAATCTGCTCGCGCAGGGCGACGCGCATCGAGTCGAAGCCGTCGTAGAGCCGACCGATGTTGTCGATCCGCTCGGTCTCGAGGTCGACGTCGAGGTTACCCTCTTCCATCTGGCTCGCCTTGTCGGTGAGCCGATCGATCGAGACGGCGGTGTTCCGGCCGAGGACGGCACCGACCATCCCGATCATGAGCACGCCGAGGAGCGTCGCGTAGATACCCCATTCGTTAATCGTGGTGACGAACCCGAGCGCCTGATCGGCGGGTTCGACGGTCAGGACGACCCAGTCGGTCCCGAACACGCGGGCGGAACTGGCGACGTAGTCGTTTTCGTTGTCCTCGCCGAGGCCATAGGCGTAGTTATCGAACGAGAGGTCCGAGCCGGCGACCTGTTGGGTAGTCGCGCCCTCGGTCCGTGCGGATTGGGCGAGGCCGGTGTCGTCGCTGTAGGTGTAGCCGAGCGTCTCGTGATCTTCGCCGTAGCCGGCGTTGTCGAGCATGACCTCGTTGTCGCCGTTGAGGGCCACCGTCGTGACTCCCGTCTCGTCCTGAAGCTGATTCGCGTACGCCTCGAGGTCGGCGGTGTAGACGACCGCTCGGTCGCTGTTTTCGGACGAGAGCTGGACGTAGGTGATCACGGTCGTGTTCTGGCCGAACTCTCCCTCGGCGAGATAGGCGTCGGAGACCCAGGGAACGGTCTCGGTCGCGTCCGAGTACGCTCCGCGGGGGACGTTGTTGACATCGTCTATCGACCCATCGCGGAGTTCCTCGTTGGTACTCGCCGTCACCGTCTCGTTGCTGATATCGACGTAGGAGATCTCGAACGTATCAGCGTCTAAGTGTTCCTCCCAGTCGAGGAAGCGATGTTGGATCGCCGCCGGATCGTCACTGGCGACGACGTCCGATCGGGTGATCGTCCCGATCGTGTGTTCGTTCTGTTCGTTCCACATCTGCAGGCTCTGGGCTTCCTGCCCGGCCGCGGATGCGTGATCGTCCTGGACCCGATCCTCCATCTGCGTCGTGATTGCTCCCGTTGCGCCGTATCCGATCAGGCCGACCGACAGCCCGAGTATGAGCAGCGCGATCCCGAACTTGACCGCGTACCTGCGTCGGATAGCTTTCGGCACCAACCGTCGAGCGAAATCCATGGATAGGGAACGCGTGATTTCGTCACTACATAAATTGTCAGCCATGGTTATCGGAGGTGATAATTGGATTTCGATCCTAGCCGTAGTCTTCGCGAGGGTATTTCCCCGTTACTCGCAACGTATCAGACCCAATATCGTAAAATTAACACCCCACTATCGGGTTCTCGGATGGGATGGACGATTATCAAACTTGGATAGTAGCCGCCATCGGCTCATGACTCGATCCTGATATTATTCGCAAACGTTAAGAAACATAGGTCGAAACGACTGTCCAATATGGATGACGATGATCACGGACGGGGGAACGTGGGGTCTCCCACCGATGACGGTCAACAGCGCGGTCTCGACCGCCGCCAGATGCTTAAAACGACGGCGGGTAGCGCGGCCGGACTCTCGATAGCGGGCTGTCTCGAAACCGCCGGCTCGATCGTCGGCGACGACGAGGTCGAGCCGGTCACGATCGGCGTGCTCGCGCCCGATCCGGGGAGCGATTCGACCGGCCGCTCGATCGTGCAGGGCGCGCAGATCGCCGTCAACGAACTCAACGATGACGGCGGCATCCTCGGCCGCGACGTCGAGATGGTCGTCGGCGATACGAACTCGAGTCCGCTCGAGGCGCGCCGACAGTACCAGCGACTCGTCCTCGAGGAAGGTGCCGACGTCACCGTCGGCATCTCCACGACCGAGGCGCTCGTCCCGCTGATGGAGGACATCGCCGAACAGGAGACGATCCATCTCACGGCCGGCTCCGCGACGACGACGGCGAGCCAGAACGTCGCCGACGACTACGAGAAGTACAAGTATCACTTCCGCGTCGGCCCGGTCAACGGAACCAATCTCGCGCAGGCCCAGATCGACTTTCTCACCGACAAGAGCGATGATCTGGGGTGGGATTCCGTCGCCGTACTCGCCGAGGACTACGCGTGGACCGACGGGCTGTGGGCGTTCTATCAGAGCCAGTTCCCCGAGACCGACATCGATGTCGAGATGTGGGAGCGATATCCGCCGGCGACCGACGACTTCTCCGACATTTACACCGAAATCGAGGAGTCGGGCGCGGACGCGGCGTTCATCTCGACCGCCCACACCGGGACCGCCGCGCTGCAAGACTGGCGGCCGGAAGAGCGGGAGTTCGAGTTCGGTGGCATTCACGTCCCGATGCAGGACCCGGCGTACTACGACGCTACTGAGGGTGCCTGCGAGTATGCTACCGGCTACGCCAGCGCGACGGCGACCGCCCAAATCACGTCCAAGACGCAGGGCTTCGCCAAGAAGTACCAGAACGAAAACGGCGGGACCAGCCCGGTCTACACCGGCTACATCGCATTCGACGCGATCAAGGTGTTCGCCGATGCGGCCGAGCGCGGCGAGACCCTCGAGTCCGAGCAGTTAGTCACCCCGCTCGAGGAGACCTCCTTTGAAGGGACGACCGGCAACATCGAGTTCCACGGGCAGAACGATGAACACCCCCACGACGTCATCTACGGCGAGGACAAGGTCCATCCGGTCTACTTCCAGTGGCAGGAAAACGACGCCGGCGAGGGCGAGCAGACGGTCATCTGGCCGGAGCAACACGCGGCCGAGGGCGACGAATACGAGACCCCGGACTGGTTGTAGGCCGCTCGAGCGGAGCGCCTGCGTTTGTCGATCTGTTCTTGCGGTACGACGGCAGCATCGCGAGACTGTCTCGGTCCGGAATTCTCGGCTGTGGATGCCTGACGGCGACCGGCCCGGAATTCCAACGCTCATCTCGGTCGGTTTCTCCGCTGTCGGCCGCCCCGATCCGGTCTATTGTCACAACTGCTCTCGTCGACTGTCTGCTCTCGTCAGTCGTCCGCGTTCGTCTCGGCGGCCGCCTGCGTCTCTGTGAACCGACCGCCACCGACCAGCAGCGCGCCCGCGAGGAGTCCGCCGACAGCCGCGAACCCGGCTATCAACGCGAAAAACGCCGTTTGAGAGAGCTCGTCGAGCACGAAGCCGCCCAGTGCGATGCTCGCCGCTCCGAAGCCGAACTCCGCGAGGTAGGTAAAGCCGTAGGAGAGCCCGCGGGCGTCCGGCGGCGTGTAGATCGCGACGGCGTTCTGGTAGAACGGCTGGATGGCGAAGAGGAAGAATCCGAGGACGCCACAGAGGGCGATCACCGGGACGAGCCCGATCTCCGCCGCCGTCGCCGGGATAAACAGGATCGCGAGGACCGCGAGGACCGCGAAGATGCCCGCGAGTCCGCGGGCC from Natrinema versiforme includes these protein-coding regions:
- a CDS encoding ABC transporter substrate-binding protein; this translates as MDDDDHGRGNVGSPTDDGQQRGLDRRQMLKTTAGSAAGLSIAGCLETAGSIVGDDEVEPVTIGVLAPDPGSDSTGRSIVQGAQIAVNELNDDGGILGRDVEMVVGDTNSSPLEARRQYQRLVLEEGADVTVGISTTEALVPLMEDIAEQETIHLTAGSATTTASQNVADDYEKYKYHFRVGPVNGTNLAQAQIDFLTDKSDDLGWDSVAVLAEDYAWTDGLWAFYQSQFPETDIDVEMWERYPPATDDFSDIYTEIEESGADAAFISTAHTGTAALQDWRPEEREFEFGGIHVPMQDPAYYDATEGACEYATGYASATATAQITSKTQGFAKKYQNENGGTSPVYTGYIAFDAIKVFADAAERGETLESEQLVTPLEETSFEGTTGNIEFHGQNDEHPHDVIYGEDKVHPVYFQWQENDAGEGEQTVIWPEQHAAEGDEYETPDWL